A window from Pyrococcus kukulkanii encodes these proteins:
- a CDS encoding CBS domain-containing protein produces the protein MDMRAPVKVYMTKKLLGVKPDTTVQDASKMMMEFEVGSLVVIDDNGNVIGFFTKSDVLRRVIVPGLPYTTPVKEIMTKELITVDANTPLGEVLRKMAEHRIKHILIEEEGKIVGIFTLSDLLEASRRRLETAISTE, from the coding sequence ATGGACATGAGGGCACCAGTAAAAGTGTACATGACCAAAAAGCTTCTCGGCGTTAAGCCAGATACAACGGTTCAAGATGCATCAAAGATGATGATGGAGTTTGAAGTTGGCTCTTTAGTTGTCATAGACGATAACGGAAACGTCATAGGATTCTTCACGAAGAGCGACGTGCTAAGGAGGGTTATAGTTCCTGGGCTACCATATACCACCCCTGTAAAGGAGATAATGACCAAAGAGCTGATCACGGTCGATGCAAACACTCCACTGGGAGAAGTTCTAAGGAAAATGGCGGAACACAGGATAAAGCACATCCTTATAGAAGAGGAGGGCAAGATAGTAGGAATATTCACCCTGAGCGATCTTTTAGAGGCAAGCAGAAGAAGGCTAGAAACGGCCATCTCGACGGAGTGA
- a CDS encoding metallophosphoesterase family protein: MLIAHISDTHITNEVAFKSYAFDLIVNEINTRPFDLVIHTGDVTNNGLREEYEHASYLIRKIEKPLIVVPGNHDARNVGYELFERYIGPLSGVYEFKDGVVIWVDSTIPDLSDGRIGGYKYRWLKAKLEEYSHKKIKIVAAHHHLVPLPDTGRERNVLFNAGDVLDLLLSHEVTLYMCGHKHVPNVYRVEDLVVDNAGCTSCRKTRKGDVNSYNIVKITKDGVKVTVRRVTGEERKKEHRPIKPKIFIPKGKRLLRIVQVAESNVSDRRYFRRKVLENAIKAVNERYKPDIVIHCGDVVEKGIERFYEMAMKFYEKIKAEKLIVPGHNDITYLGYDLFREYFGEPEVIERGDFVFIPMLSAQYETQIGVVGRMGQKILKGLLEDFKEKFRVVVMHHNLVPVPRARELGYLEDAGNVLKIITDQETELTLTGHGGNAHAVKVEKTPIINAGSISWELHRDPFGNSFNLIDVYEDMIIAFEVQATWGSRKLLGMWKIKGEVPWL, translated from the coding sequence ATGCTCATAGCCCACATAAGTGATACCCACATAACGAATGAAGTCGCGTTCAAATCCTACGCCTTCGACTTGATAGTGAACGAGATAAACACGAGACCCTTCGACCTAGTGATTCACACTGGCGATGTAACTAACAACGGGCTGAGGGAGGAGTACGAGCATGCAAGCTACCTAATAAGGAAGATAGAGAAGCCCCTAATAGTCGTCCCAGGAAACCACGATGCTAGGAACGTTGGTTATGAGCTCTTTGAACGGTACATCGGCCCCTTGTCCGGCGTTTACGAGTTTAAAGATGGAGTTGTGATATGGGTAGATTCAACTATTCCCGACTTAAGCGACGGGAGGATAGGAGGGTACAAGTACAGGTGGCTCAAGGCAAAGCTTGAGGAGTACAGCCACAAGAAGATAAAGATAGTTGCCGCCCACCACCACCTCGTTCCCCTCCCGGACACTGGAAGGGAGAGGAACGTTCTTTTCAACGCAGGGGATGTTCTTGATCTGCTCTTAAGCCATGAAGTAACCCTGTACATGTGCGGTCACAAGCACGTTCCCAACGTGTATCGAGTTGAGGATCTTGTGGTGGATAATGCGGGATGCACATCGTGCAGGAAGACGAGGAAAGGAGATGTAAACAGCTACAACATAGTGAAGATAACCAAGGACGGCGTTAAGGTTACGGTAAGGAGAGTCACTGGAGAAGAGCGGAAAAAAGAGCATAGACCAATAAAACCCAAGATATTCATTCCAAAGGGAAAGAGACTCTTGAGAATAGTCCAAGTTGCCGAAAGCAACGTCTCAGACAGGAGGTACTTTAGAAGGAAAGTCCTTGAAAACGCCATCAAGGCGGTAAATGAAAGATACAAACCAGACATAGTAATTCACTGCGGTGACGTTGTTGAGAAGGGAATTGAGAGGTTCTACGAGATGGCAATGAAGTTCTATGAGAAAATTAAGGCTGAGAAGCTTATAGTCCCCGGCCACAATGACATAACCTATCTAGGCTACGACCTCTTTAGGGAGTACTTTGGGGAACCGGAGGTAATTGAGAGGGGCGACTTTGTATTCATCCCAATGCTCTCGGCCCAGTACGAGACCCAAATAGGAGTCGTTGGAAGAATGGGCCAGAAAATCCTCAAAGGCCTGTTGGAGGACTTCAAGGAGAAGTTCAGGGTTGTAGTTATGCACCACAACCTAGTCCCAGTTCCAAGGGCAAGGGAACTCGGCTACCTTGAAGATGCAGGAAACGTGCTCAAGATAATAACAGACCAAGAGACAGAGTTAACACTAACGGGACATGGAGGCAATGCCCACGCTGTTAAAGTCGAAAAGACCCCAATAATAAACGCCGGAAGCATAAGCTGGGAGCTCCACAGGGATCCTTTTGGGAACAGCTTTAACTTAATCGACGTGTACGAGGACATGATCATAGCCTTCGAAGTGCAGGCAACATGGGGAAGCAGAAAACTCCTGGGGATGTGGAAGATTAAAGGCGAGGTTCCCTGGCTATAG